From the genome of Ziziphus jujuba cultivar Dongzao chromosome 6, ASM3175591v1, one region includes:
- the LOC112489146 gene encoding disease resistance protein Roq1-like, translating into MAASSSSSQEKYEAFLSFRGEDTRDGFTGHLYNALCQKHINTFKDDENLKSGHKISEIMDAIKESKICIVVFSKDFASSTWCLDEVVCILECKSDGNDIMPIFYGIDPSIVRKQEQSYAVSFGKHEQRFKDKMDMVQHWRDALNEVAALSGYDSKNKRPEYKFIDEIVEDILSKLFRYQSPCDHSKWGLIGIENHIEEIEGLLCIDSMDVRTIGLYGMGGIGKTTLALAVFQKLSHHFESCCFLRNVREEYEKHGVMELRKELLSQLFYHDKTIPSLESTHLQERLCRTKVLIVLDDLDDAISQLNELLPKEYNFGARSRIIVTTRDAQLLKSRTDKVYEVKRLNDVEALKLFRLHAFENNCDLEGYKAL; encoded by the exons ATGGctgcttcatcatcttcttctcaaGAAAAGTATGAGGCGTTTCTAAGTTTCAGGGGCGAGGACACCCGCGATGGTTTTACTGGACATCTTTATAATGCTCTGTGTCAAAAGCATATCAACACATTCAAGGATGATGAAAACCTTAAAAGCGGGCATAAGATATCAGAAATTATGGATGCGATTAAAGAATCTAAGATTTGCATAGTAGTTTTCTCCAAAGATTTTGCATCTTCcacatggtgtttggatgaagtGGTTTGCATACTCGAATGCAAGAGTGATGGAAATGATATTATGCCCATTTTTTATGGCATAGATCCATCCATTGTACGGAAACAGGAGCAGAGTTATGCAGTATCATTTGGTAAACATGAACAACGTTTTAAGGACAAAATGGACATGGTGCAGCATTGGAGGGATGCTCTCAATGAAGTGGCTGCTCTCAGTGGTTATGATTCAAAGAATAAAAG GCCTGAATACAAGTTTATAGATGAAATTGTTGAAGATATTTTGTCGAAGTTGTTTAGATACCAATCACCCTGTGATCATTCCAAGTGGGGATTAATTggaattgaaaatcatatagaGGAAATTGAAGGATTATTATGCATTGACTCAATGGATGTTCGCACCATAGGTCTTTATGGCATGGGCGGTATTGGAAAGACCACCCTTGCTCTTGCTGTATTTCAAAAGTTATCTCATCATTTCGAAAGTTGTTGCTTTCTTCGCAATGTTAGAGAAGAATATGAAAAGCATGGCGTAATGGAATTGAGAAAGGAACTTCTTTCCCAGCTGTTCTATCATGATAAAACTATTCCGAGCTTGGAATCAACTCATCTTCAAGAAAGACTCTGCCGCACAAAGGTTCTTATAGTTTTAGATGATTTGGATGATGCAATATCCCAATTAAATGAATTGTTACCTAAAGAGTACAATTTTGGTGCTAGAAGCAGAATTATTGTCACAACTAGGGATGCACAACTGCTTAAATCAAGGACAGATAAAGTTTACGAGGTTAAGAGGTTAAATGATGTTGAAGCTCTTAAGCTCTTCCGCTTACatgcttttgaaaataattgtGATCTTGAAGGATACAAAGCTTTATAA